The proteins below come from a single Candidatus Hydrogenedentota bacterium genomic window:
- a CDS encoding Gfo/Idh/MocA family oxidoreductase translates to MSNFKLGFIGAGFIAKFQAKAMTQIRGVDLAGVYALKGAEELAAFADANGIGPCKVCSSVADLCNSVDAVAVFAPNMVRIQLIQEIVEAAKAGAGIKGIICEKPLGRTVAEATQIVEIAKESGLPTAYFENQVHMKGIRAQMEQLAPVQAQMGPLALARSAEEHSGPHEPWFWDPTRQGGGVLSDMGCHSIAVGWYVLTPTGKPVDFLEPISVSATTSLLKWGVPRYRQELLNRMGVDYSKTPAEDFCTGIVTFKNPETGQLVQAQFTNSWMYDKQGLRLMMDGLGPGYAFELNSLKSPLEIFIGDQAAEATADAESALEKSTASRGLLAVETNEADLYGYVDEIQDAVNCFKQGKDGFLNFDYGATITKLCQAAYMSAEQGRTIYLTEKSVQEELKNYKSLIAQGRGGEILF, encoded by the coding sequence ATGTCGAACTTCAAGCTCGGATTCATCGGGGCCGGCTTTATCGCCAAGTTCCAGGCGAAGGCCATGACGCAAATCCGCGGGGTGGACCTGGCGGGCGTGTATGCCCTGAAGGGCGCCGAGGAATTGGCCGCCTTCGCGGACGCGAACGGCATCGGCCCGTGCAAGGTCTGCTCCTCGGTGGCGGACCTGTGCAATTCCGTGGACGCGGTGGCGGTTTTCGCGCCGAACATGGTGCGCATCCAGTTGATTCAGGAGATTGTCGAGGCGGCGAAGGCGGGCGCGGGCATCAAGGGCATCATCTGCGAGAAGCCCCTGGGCCGCACGGTGGCCGAGGCCACGCAGATTGTGGAGATTGCCAAAGAGTCCGGGCTGCCCACGGCCTATTTCGAGAACCAGGTGCACATGAAGGGCATCCGCGCCCAGATGGAGCAGTTGGCGCCGGTGCAGGCGCAGATGGGCCCGCTGGCGCTGGCGCGCAGCGCCGAGGAGCATTCCGGGCCGCACGAGCCGTGGTTCTGGGATCCCACCCGCCAAGGCGGCGGCGTGCTCTCGGACATGGGCTGCCACAGCATCGCCGTGGGCTGGTATGTGCTGACCCCGACAGGCAAGCCGGTGGACTTCCTTGAGCCGATATCGGTGTCGGCGACGACCAGCCTGCTGAAGTGGGGCGTGCCCCGTTACCGCCAGGAACTGCTGAACCGCATGGGTGTGGACTATTCCAAGACCCCCGCCGAGGACTTCTGCACGGGCATCGTCACATTCAAGAACCCCGAGACGGGCCAGTTGGTCCAGGCACAGTTCACCAATTCCTGGATGTACGACAAGCAGGGGCTCCGCCTGATGATGGACGGGCTTGGACCCGGCTACGCCTTCGAGCTCAACTCGCTGAAGTCGCCCCTGGAGATTTTCATCGGTGACCAGGCCGCCGAGGCGACGGCGGACGCGGAGTCGGCCCTGGAGAAGTCCACCGCCAGTCGCGGGCTGCTGGCCGTCGAGACGAACGAGGCGGACCTGTACGGGTACGTGGACGAGATTCAGGACGCGGTGAACTGCTTCAAGCAGGGCAAAGACGGCTTCCTGAACTTTGATTACGGCGCCACCATCACCAAGCTCTGCCAGGCCGCGTACATGTCCGCGGAGCAGGGCCGGACCATTTACCTCACCGAAAAGTCCGTGCAGGAGGAGCTGAAGAACTACAAGTCCCTCATCGCGCAGGGCCGCGGCGGGGAAATTCTCTTCTAA
- a CDS encoding glutathione peroxidase codes for MKKVLSVLTLLAPLVGLSCSSLAVEPPEVSSPLDLKMKDIKGNEAPLSQYKGKVVMIVNVASKCGLTPQYEALQALYDKYKDRGFVVLGFPANNFLGQEPGTDEEIASFCSLKYNVTFPMFSKISVKGEDIDPLYAWLTSKKTNPEFAGDIDWNFAKFLVDGEGKVVDRFSARTKPDAKEVVESVEKALAALPK; via the coding sequence ATGAAGAAAGTCCTTTCCGTTTTGACCCTGCTGGCGCCGCTGGTGGGGCTCAGTTGCAGTTCCCTCGCCGTTGAACCGCCCGAAGTGTCCAGCCCCCTGGACCTCAAAATGAAGGACATCAAGGGCAATGAGGCGCCCCTTTCCCAGTACAAGGGCAAGGTGGTGATGATTGTCAATGTCGCCTCAAAGTGCGGTCTCACCCCCCAGTATGAGGCGCTCCAGGCCCTGTACGACAAGTACAAGGACCGGGGATTTGTGGTGCTGGGGTTCCCGGCGAACAATTTCCTGGGGCAGGAGCCGGGAACAGACGAGGAGATCGCGAGTTTCTGCTCCCTTAAATATAATGTCACCTTCCCCATGTTCTCCAAGATTTCCGTGAAGGGGGAGGACATTGACCCGCTCTATGCCTGGCTGACCTCCAAAAAGACCAATCCTGAATTCGCCGGCGACATTGACTGGAATTTCGCCAAATTCCTGGTAGATGGCGAAGGGAAGGTCGTGGACCGGTTTAGCGCCCGCACCAAGCCGGACGCAAAAGAGGTGGTCGAGTCCGTCGAGAAGGCCCTCGCCGCCCTGCCGAAATAG